In Alkaliphilus flagellatus, one DNA window encodes the following:
- a CDS encoding ABC transporter ATP-binding protein: MKISDKLLRVQEVYKTYGKGQSETVALKGITFDVFPGEFLGIMGASGSGKTTLLNCIATMLKPTSGQVLLEGQNISSFRGSQLAKYRGSKIGYLFQGFELLDNLTARENIVLPLSIHGENPKKEEEQLQKLVKQFDIEEVLNKFPSQMSGGQKQRVAAARSLISNPSIVLADEPTGALDSKNAKILMEKLSSTNETDGTTILMVTHDANAASFCSRILFIQDGVIFHELRKKVPGETKNSFYERILTVMAQLGGGSANVL, translated from the coding sequence ATGAAAATTTCAGATAAGTTGCTTCGAGTTCAGGAAGTATATAAGACATATGGTAAGGGACAAAGTGAAACCGTTGCATTAAAGGGAATTACTTTTGATGTTTTTCCAGGAGAGTTTCTTGGAATCATGGGTGCAAGTGGGTCAGGCAAGACGACATTGCTTAATTGCATTGCAACGATGCTTAAACCAACATCTGGACAAGTCTTATTAGAGGGACAGAATATTTCTTCATTCAGAGGATCTCAACTAGCAAAATATCGAGGGAGTAAAATTGGATATTTATTTCAAGGATTTGAGTTATTAGATAACTTAACTGCGAGAGAAAATATCGTTTTGCCGTTGTCGATACATGGAGAGAACCCCAAAAAGGAAGAGGAACAACTTCAAAAATTAGTGAAGCAATTTGATATTGAGGAGGTATTAAATAAATTTCCATCTCAAATGTCAGGAGGTCAGAAGCAGAGAGTTGCAGCAGCAAGATCATTGATTTCGAATCCAAGCATTGTATTAGCAGATGAGCCAACCGGTGCCCTGGATTCGAAAAATGCAAAAATCTTGATGGAAAAACTATCTTCCACCAATGAGACAGATGGGACCACGATTTTGATGGTTACTCACGATGCCAATGCAGCAAGCTTTTGCTCAAGAATCTTATTTATCCAAGATGGTGTGATTTTTCATGAGCTTCGAAAGAAAGTACCTGGAGAAACTAAGA